The Streptomyces tubercidicus DNA segment CTGGCCGCCTCCGTGTCCTTCGTCGACCAGGACATCTTCCTCTTCGAGGGCACGGTCCGGGACAACGTCGCGCTGTGGGACCCGTCCATCCCGGACGACGCGGTGATCACCGCCCTCCAGGACGCCGGGCTCTACGACGAGGTGATCGCCCCCCGCCCCGACGGCATCCACAGCCGGGTCGAGCAGGACGGCCGTAACTTCTCCGGCGGGCAGCGGCAGCGGCTGGAGATCGCCCGCGCCCTCGTCCGGCGCCCCAGCATCCTGGTCCTCGACGAGGTCACCAGCGCGCTGGACGCCCGGACCGAACAGATCATCATGGACAACCTGCGGCGGCGCGGCTGCGCCTGCGTCGTCATCGCCCACCGGCTGAGCACGGTCCGCGACAGCGACGAGATCGTCGTCCTCGACCACGGAGTGGTCGTCGAACGCGGCCGGCACGAGGACCTGGTCGCCGCCGGGGGCCCGTACGCCGAGCTGGTCAAGGAGCACTGACGTGTCCGTACCCCCGTCCACGGTCGTGGGACCGGGCGACACCGATGCCGTGACGTACGCACTGGGCGGCCTCGGCACACCGGTCGACTGCACCGGGCTGCGCAGCGTCCCCCTGGAGGGCCCGCATGTGCTGTGGCTCGTCACAGGCGGCTCGCTGGACCTCTTCGCGGTCGACGCCGCCCAGGAAGGGCACTGGCACTTCCTCGGCCGCCTGGAAGCAGGCACCCTGCTGCTCGGCCCGGTCGCGGGCCCGCAGCACACCCTGCTCGGCCGGCCCTCCCAGGACTGCCTGCTGCGCCGCCTCCCGCTGCGCGAGCTGCCCCGGTACGAGTACGGGGAGTACGGCGACACCGGGTCGTTCCCGCAGTACGGCACGCAGGACGGCTACGGCCACGACGCCGCGTACGGAGCCCAGGCCCAGGCGCCCTCCGCACTGGAGCACGCCTTCGCGCTGGGCACCGCCCGCAGCCTGGGCGTGCTCTTCGAGGCACCGCTCGACGGCCGGCCCGGCGATGACGCGGTGGCCGACGACGACATCCTGTGGATGCCGGTCCCGCCCGGCAGTGTGCAGTACGGCGCCTCCTACAGCGCGGAGGCGGCCGGCGATCTGCTGGTGGACCCCGAGCTGTGGCAGCAGATGGTCAATCAGCAGTACCGGCTGCTGTCCGCCGTCGACCGCTGGATCGAGCAGCTGGAGCGCGCCCACGAGGACCGTACGGCGGCCGGTATCAAGGCGGGCGAAACCGTTCGCGAGCGCGCCGACCAGGCGCTGGTGGCATCCATCGGCCGGGCCGGGCGGGGCGGTGCCACGACGGACCGGACCGGCGATGACACCACCTTCGCGGTCTGCCGCACGGTCGCGGAGGCGGCCGGTATCACGCTCACCGAGCCGCCGAAGGGCGGCGCCGTCAACGACCGGATCACCCCGGTCGAACGGATCGCGGTCAGCTCGCGGATCCGGACCCGGGCGGTCCGGCTCCAGGGACCCTGGTGGCGGACCAACACCGGGCCCCTGGTGGGCCATCGCGCCAAGTCCGGTGCCCCGGTGGCGCTGCTGTGGCGCCGTGGCCGGTACGAGGCGGTCAACCCGGTCTCCGGTCTGCGGATGCGCCTCGGCAAGGACAACGCCGGGGAACTCGAACCGCGCGCCGTCATGTTCTACCGCCCGCTGCCGGAGCGGCCCATGAGCCTGTGGCGGCTGATGCTCTTCAGCCTGCGCGGCACCCGTATGGACCTGCGCAATCTGGCTCTCAGCGGACTGGTGACCGTCGGCCTCGGCGCCCTCGTCCCGCTCGCCACCGGCAAGGTGCTCGGGGAGTACGTACCGAGCGCGGACAAGAGCCTGATCGTGCAGGTCTCCCTGGCCGTCATGGTCACCAGCGTGGTCTCGGCCGCCTTCATGCTGATGCAGAACCTCACCGTCCTGCGGATGGAGGGCCGCATCGAGAGCGCCCTCCAGCCGGCCGTATGGGACCGGCTGCTGCGGCTGCCGACGAAGTTCTTCACCGAACGCTCCACCGGAGAGCTGGCCAGCGCCGCGATGGGCATCAGCAGCATCCGCCGGGTGCTGTCCGGCCTCGGCCCGGTGGCCGTGCAGTCCACCACCGTCGGCGCGATGAATCTGGTGCTGCTGCTCTGCTTCAGCGTGCCGCTGGCGCTGGCCGCGATCGCCATGCTGCTCGTCATCGGCGCGGTGTTCCTCGGCATGGGCCTGTGGGAACTGCGCTGGCAGCGACGGCTGGTCAAGCTCGGCAACAAGCTCAACAACCAGGCGTTCCAGACCCTGCGCGGACTGCCCAAACTGCGGGTTGCCGCGGCCGAGAGCTTCGCCTACGCGGCCTGGGCCCGTGAGTTCGCCCGCTCCCGGGAACTCCAGCAGAAGGCCGGCCGGATCAAGAATCTGACCACCGTTCTGAACGCGGTCTATCTGCCGCTCTGCTCGCTCGCCCTCTTCATGCTGCTGGCCGGGCCGGCCCGCGGCAGCATGTCGGCCGCCTCATTCCTCACCTTCAACACCTCGGTGACCATGCTGCTGACCGCGGTCACCCAGATCACCGGCGCCTTCATCTCGGCGGCCGCCGCGATGCCGATGTTCGAGCAGATCAAGCCGGTACTGGACGAGAAGCCGGAGGTACGCGGGGCGAGCGCCCAGCCCGGCACGCTGTCCGGCGGCATCGAGGCCAAGAAGCTCTCGTTCCGCTACACCGAGGACGGCCCGCTCGTTCTCGACGGTGTCTCGCTGCGGGTCCAGCCGGGTGAGTTCGTGGCCGTCGTCGGCCCGAGCGGTTGCGGAAAGTCGACCCTGCTGCGGCTCCTCATCGGCTTCGACAAGCCGTCCGCGGGCAGTGTGCTCTACGACGGTCAAGACCTGTCCGCCCTGGACCAGGCGGCGGTGCGCCGTCAGTGCGGGGTCGTCCTGCAGAACGCCCAGCCGCTCACCGGATCGATCCTGGACTGCATCTGCGGCGCCGAGTCCTTCACCCAGGAAGAAGCCTGGGCGGCCGCCGAGATGGCGGGCCTGGCCGAGGACATCAAGCGGATGCCGATGGGCCTGCACACCATGATCTCCGGCGGTGGGGCGATCTCCGGCGGTCAGCGGCAGCGCCTGATGATCGCCCAGGCACTGGTCCGCCGCCCCCGGATCCTGTTCTTCGACGAGGCCACCAGCGCCCTGGACAACGAGACCCAGCGCATTGTCATCGACAGCACCCGCCAGCTCAGCGCCAGCCGCCTGGTCATCGCCCACCGGCTCTCCACGGTCATGGACGCCGACCGTGTGATCGTGATGGCGGACGGCCGGATCGTCGAGCAGGGCGCCCCGGCCGACCTGCTCGCCGACACCGGCGGCCACCTGCACGACCTGGTACGACGTCAGCTGACCTGACCGGGAGCCGGTTTCGCCCCGCCGGGACCCGGCGGGCCGAGCCATTGCGCCGATCCCCGCAAAGCTGCGCATATCGTGCAGGCAGCGAGCGGAGGACGTATGACCACGATCAACAATCTGTTCGACGAGTTGCCGCCCGACCGGCGCCGGCAGCTGACCGACATCGCCGTCGAGGTGTCGCTGCCGCGCGCCACCCGGCTCTTCGAGGAGGGCCGGCGGGCGGACCGCTTCTGGATCATCCTCAATGGACAGGTGGCGCTTGACCAGCACGTCCCCGGGCGCCGGGCGGCGGTGGTGGAAACCCTCGGACGGGGCGAACTGCTCGGCTGGGCCTGGCTGTTCCCGCCCTATCTGTGGCACCTGGGAGCGGAGACCGTCAGCCGGGTGGACGCCGTGGAGTTCGACGCCAGGGTGATCCGCGAGCTGTGCGAATCCGACCCCGTCCTCGGCCGGGCGATGTACCGCTATGTGGCCAAGACGGTCGCCGACCGGCTGCACGGCACCCGCACCCGCCTGCTCGATCTGTACGGGCCCCAGAGCAGCAGCGGCCTCGATCCCTGACCCCACCGGAAAAGGATCTCCTGTCCCGGAACCACCCCCGGTATCCGGCCGACTACCTGTGCCGGGTCGCGCCTGCGGCCCGCCGGACGCCGGTGCGGCCGGTGACTCGGCCGGGGAACCGGCTGGTGAGGGATAGGGGAGAACGCCATGCGTCCTTGGAAGTTGTGCGGTGTCGCGGTAGTCGTCGCGCTGGCCGCCACCGCGTGCGGCGGCGGAGCGGGTGCCGGGCCGGGCACGGACCAGGGCGCCGACGGGCAGGGCGGGTCCGGCTTCCCCGT contains these protein-coding regions:
- a CDS encoding NHLP bacteriocin export ABC transporter permease/ATPase subunit, which encodes MSVPPSTVVGPGDTDAVTYALGGLGTPVDCTGLRSVPLEGPHVLWLVTGGSLDLFAVDAAQEGHWHFLGRLEAGTLLLGPVAGPQHTLLGRPSQDCLLRRLPLRELPRYEYGEYGDTGSFPQYGTQDGYGHDAAYGAQAQAPSALEHAFALGTARSLGVLFEAPLDGRPGDDAVADDDILWMPVPPGSVQYGASYSAEAAGDLLVDPELWQQMVNQQYRLLSAVDRWIEQLERAHEDRTAAGIKAGETVRERADQALVASIGRAGRGGATTDRTGDDTTFAVCRTVAEAAGITLTEPPKGGAVNDRITPVERIAVSSRIRTRAVRLQGPWWRTNTGPLVGHRAKSGAPVALLWRRGRYEAVNPVSGLRMRLGKDNAGELEPRAVMFYRPLPERPMSLWRLMLFSLRGTRMDLRNLALSGLVTVGLGALVPLATGKVLGEYVPSADKSLIVQVSLAVMVTSVVSAAFMLMQNLTVLRMEGRIESALQPAVWDRLLRLPTKFFTERSTGELASAAMGISSIRRVLSGLGPVAVQSTTVGAMNLVLLLCFSVPLALAAIAMLLVIGAVFLGMGLWELRWQRRLVKLGNKLNNQAFQTLRGLPKLRVAAAESFAYAAWAREFARSRELQQKAGRIKNLTTVLNAVYLPLCSLALFMLLAGPARGSMSAASFLTFNTSVTMLLTAVTQITGAFISAAAAMPMFEQIKPVLDEKPEVRGASAQPGTLSGGIEAKKLSFRYTEDGPLVLDGVSLRVQPGEFVAVVGPSGCGKSTLLRLLIGFDKPSAGSVLYDGQDLSALDQAAVRRQCGVVLQNAQPLTGSILDCICGAESFTQEEAWAAAEMAGLAEDIKRMPMGLHTMISGGGAISGGQRQRLMIAQALVRRPRILFFDEATSALDNETQRIVIDSTRQLSASRLVIAHRLSTVMDADRVIVMADGRIVEQGAPADLLADTGGHLHDLVRRQLT
- a CDS encoding cyclic nucleotide-binding domain-containing protein, yielding MTTINNLFDELPPDRRRQLTDIAVEVSLPRATRLFEEGRRADRFWIILNGQVALDQHVPGRRAAVVETLGRGELLGWAWLFPPYLWHLGAETVSRVDAVEFDARVIRELCESDPVLGRAMYRYVAKTVADRLHGTRTRLLDLYGPQSSSGLDP